Proteins from one Telopea speciosissima isolate NSW1024214 ecotype Mountain lineage chromosome 1, Tspe_v1, whole genome shotgun sequence genomic window:
- the LOC122663077 gene encoding UDP-glycosyltransferase 74B1-like, whose product MEKEQVWRGHVVVIPYPSQGHINPLLQFAKRLASKGLKATIATTHYTVKSINTPIVSVEAISDGYDEGGVADAPDTDTYLKAFKSFGSKTLSQLIQKSETTASPVTCVIYDAFLPWALDVGLLTLPIKMEDLPLSIPGLYKLNYPDLPAFLKDPDSHPAYLAMLLGQFHNLHQADWILGNTFDDLELQFPAGEGISDLWKGTLIGPMIPSAYLDGQIEGDRGYGASLWKPLDDKCKKWLELKPAGSVAYVSFGSMVALTPKQMEEIAWGLKESGIHFLWVVKESERGKLPQGFIEATEEKGLVVTWCQQLELLENKAIGCFVTHCGWNSTLEALCLGVPMVGVPKFSDQYTNVKFIEEVWGVGVRAKEEEDGTVGREQLWFCLREVMNGKRSQEMRRNAVKCRELAKKAISEGGSSDNNINEFVSHVCSGGKEKVKEEKHMNGF is encoded by the exons atggagaaggaGCAGGTATGGAGAGGCCATGTTGTGGTGATCCCATATCCAAGTCAAGGCCACATAAACCCTCTCCTCCAATTTGCCAAACGCTTAGCCTCGAAAGGGCTAAAGGCCACAATAGCCACCACCCATTATACTGTCAAGTCTATAAACACCCCAATTGTAAGCGTGGAAGCCATCTCCGATGGATACGACGAGGGTGGAGTGGCTGATGCCCCAGACACCGATACCTACCTCAAGGCATTCAAGTCCTTTGGGTCCAAGACGCTGAGCCAACTCATCCAGAAATCTGAAACCACAGCTTCCCCAGTCACCTGTGTGATATACGATGCTTTCCTACCATGGGCGCTTGATGTAGGCCTCCTTACTTTGCCTATTAAGATGGAAGATCTGCCTCTCTCCATACCTGGACTTTACAAGTTGAACTATCCTGACTTACCTGCTTTTCTCAAAGATCCAGATTCCCACCCTGCTTACTTGGCTATGTTACTGGGTCAGTTTCACAACCTTCACCAAGCTGATTGGATCTTGGGCAACACTTTTGATGATTTGGAGTTGCAATTCCCG gcAGGAGAAGGGATAAGTGACCTATGGAAGGGAACATTGATTGGGCCGATGATCCCATCAGCTTACTTGGATGGGCAAATAGAGGGTGATAGAGGGTATGGAGCCAGCCTTTGGAAGCCATTAGATGACAAGTGCAAGAAATGGCTTGAGCTAAAACCAGCTGGTTCAGTGGCCTACGTATCATTCGGAAGCATGGTGGCATTGACTCCCAAACAAATGGAAGAGATCGCATGGGGGCTGAAAGAGAGTGGTATCCATTTCCTATGGGTTGTGAAGGAGTCTGAGCGTGGGAAATTGCCTCAAGGTTTCATTGAGGCAACTGAAGAGAAAGGACTGGTAGTGACTTGGTGCCAACAACTAGAGTTGCTGGAGAACAAAGCAATAGGCTGCTTTGTAACACATTGTGGATGGAATTCGACACTGGAGGCTTTGTGCCTCGGTGTGCCCATGGTGGGAGTGCCTAAGTTTTCAGATCAATACACGAATGTCAAATTTATTGAGGAGGTGTGGGGTGTAGGTGTGAGAGctaaggaggaagaagatgggactGTGGGAAGAGAACAACTTTGGTTTTGTTTAAGAGAAGTAATGAATGGGAAGAGAAGCCAGGAGATGAGAAGGAATGCTGTTAAGTGCAGGGAATTGGCCAAGAAAGCAATTTCTGAAGGCGGGAGCTCAGACAACAACATTAATGAATTCGTTTCACATGTTTGCAGTGGTGGTAAGGAGAAAGTCAAGGAGGAGAAGCACATGAATGGATTTTAG
- the LOC122663071 gene encoding UDP-glycosyltransferase 74B1-like, with protein MKKEQEEKQVWRGHVVVIPYPSQGHINPLLQFAKRLASKGLKATMATTHYTVNSINTPTIRVEAISDGYDEGGVAFAPDTDTYLKAFKTFGSKTLSQLIQKFETTASPVTCVIYDAFLPWALDVAKQHGVYGASFFTNTPTVTSLFYRLHKGLLTLPIKMEDLPLSIPGLHKLNYPDLPAFLKDPDSHPAYLAMLLGQFHNLYQADWILGNTFDDLELQFPAGEGVSDLWRGTLIGPMIPSAYLDGKIEGDRGYGASLWKPLDDKCKKWLELKPAGSVAYVSFGSMAALTPKQMEEIAWGLKESGIHFLWVVKESERGKLPQGFIEASKEKGLVVTWCQQLELLEHKAIGCFVTHCGWNSTLEALCLGVPMVGVPKFSDQYTNAKFIEEVWGVGVRAKEEDDKGTVGREELQFCLREVMDGKRSQEMRRNAAKWRELAKKAISEGGSSDNNINEFVSHVCSDGKKKVKEEKHMNGF; from the exons atgaagaaggagCAGGAAGAGAAGCAGGTCTGGAGAGGTCATGTTGTGGTGATCCCATATCCAAGTCAAGGCCACATAAACCCTCTTCTCCAATTTGCCAAACGCTTAGCCTCAAAAGGGCTGAAGGCCACAATGGCCACCACCCATTATACTGTCAATTCCATAAACACCCCCACCATCCGTGTCGAAGCCATCTCCGACGGATACGACGAGGGTGGAGTGGCTTTTGCCCCAGACACCGATACCTATCTCAAGGCATTCAAGACCTTCGGGTCCAAGACGCTGAGCCAACTCATCCAGAAATTTGAAACCACAGCTTCCCCAGTCACCTGTGTGATATACGATGCTTTCCTACCATGGGCGCTTGATGTGGCCAAACAACACGGAGTTTACGGAGCCTCATTCTTCACCAACACCCCCACCGTCACCTCTTTATTCTACCGCCTTCACAAAGGCCTCCTTACTTTGCCCATTAAGATGGAAGATCTCCCTCTCTCAATACCTGGACTTCACAAGTTGAATTATCCTGACTTACCTGCTTTTCTCAAAGATCCAGATTCCCACCCTGCTTACTTGGCTATGTTACTGGGTCAGTTTCACAACCTTTACCAAGCTGATTGGATCTTGGGCAACACTTTTGATGATTTGGAGTTGCAATTCCCG GCAGGAGAAGGGGTAAGCGACCTATGGAGGGGAACATTGATTGGGCCGATGATCCCGTCAGCTTACTTGGATGGGAAAATAGAGGGTGATAGAGGGTATGGAGCCAGCCTCTGGAAGCCATTAGACGACAAATGCAAGAAATGGCTTGAGCTAAAACCAGCTGGATCAGTGGCCTACGTATCATTCGGAAGCATGGCGGCATTGACTCCCAAACAAATGGAAGAGATCGCATGGGGGCTGAAAGAGAGTGGTATCCATTTCCTATGGGTTGTGAAGGAGTCTGAGCGTGGGAAATTGCCTCAAGGTTTCATTGAGGCAAGTAAAGAGAAAGGACTGGTGGTGACTTGGTGCCAACAACTAGAGTTGCTGGAGCACAAAGCAATAGGCTGCTTTGTAACACATTGTGGATGGAATTCGACACTGGAGGCTTTGTGCCTCGGTGTGCCCATGGTGGGAGTGCCTAAGTTTTCAGATCAATACACGAATGCCAAGTTTATTGAGGAAGTGTGGGGTGTAGGTGTGAGAgccaaggaggaagatgataAGGGAACTGTGGGAAGAGAAGAACTTCAGTTTTGTTTAAGAGAAGTAATGGATGGGAAGAGAAGCCAGGAGATGAGAAGGAATGCTGCAAAGTGGAGGGAATTGGCCAAGAAAGCAATTTCTGAAGGTGGGAGCTCAGACAACAACATTAATGAATTCGTTTCGCATGTTTGTAGTGATGGTAAAAAGAAAGTCAAGGAGGAGAAGCACATGAATGGATTTTAG